One part of the Sphingobacterium sp. LZ7M1 genome encodes these proteins:
- a CDS encoding S41 family peptidase translates to MKIHFINFLIIFLIPIYGCSQNLNRSNDQYLNLDFEKFNNGYPTNWADFGDGDYKIYIDSNQVKSGKYATVIESTEGNHVYKALAFTLPNNYQGKTIRLTGSIKTEGVTDGYAGLWMRIDPQLAFDNMDKRGVKGNSDWKEYEITLKLNPAKTERILIGGLLTGKGKMWLDNLQVSIDGKIIGKDEIEIYKRDLLPADKDNEFDKGSNITFPTLTNESINNLELLGRIWGFMKYHHPEIAKGKYNWDYELFRILPPYVNAKNNQERDKVITTWIEKYGKIAACTTCKPSPENAVLKPDLSWIEKSNLSNEIKVLLNEIYNNRNQGENYYIKLHQFVNNPDFTNEKPYSNMPYPDAGFRLLALYKYWNMMNYFNPYKPLTEKDWNTVLKEYIPGFLNAENELEYELLALQIIADVKDTHANLREGGDKIQELRGKNFAPFKAEFIEDKYVVTDYYNPEYVDQAKLKVGDIITHINGKEIDSIVDSLARYYPSSNHSVMLRDISADLLRSTNSSLHIKYVTEGKSLQHELPLFDRAKLKMYGMYRINQDEKAYKILDGNIGYITLANIKNEDFHMIKKYFKDTKGIIIDIRNYPSSFAPYALGPFFLSKPTAFTKFTFANPKNPGEFTFTHPVTINHDPLYYKGKLIILVNEISQSQAEFTAMAFRAVSNSKIVGSTTAGADGNVSVILLPGGLRTSISGIGVYYPDGTETQRVGIIPDIIVKPTIKGIKEGKDEVLDKALELINMN, encoded by the coding sequence ATGAAAATACACTTCATAAATTTCTTAATTATCTTTCTTATTCCAATCTATGGATGTTCTCAAAATCTAAACAGATCAAATGATCAATATTTAAACCTGGACTTTGAAAAATTCAATAATGGATATCCAACCAATTGGGCAGATTTCGGAGATGGCGATTACAAAATCTATATCGATTCCAATCAGGTTAAAAGCGGAAAATATGCTACCGTAATCGAGAGCACTGAAGGTAACCATGTATATAAGGCTCTGGCTTTTACCCTTCCCAATAACTATCAGGGTAAAACCATTCGTCTGACCGGCAGTATCAAAACAGAAGGCGTGACAGATGGTTATGCAGGCCTTTGGATGCGAATAGATCCTCAGCTTGCTTTTGACAACATGGACAAACGAGGGGTAAAAGGCAATTCAGATTGGAAGGAATATGAAATAACTTTAAAATTAAATCCTGCGAAAACGGAAAGAATCCTAATTGGAGGATTACTTACTGGGAAAGGAAAAATGTGGTTAGATAATTTACAGGTTTCAATCGATGGAAAAATAATTGGGAAAGATGAAATCGAAATATATAAACGTGATTTACTTCCAGCTGATAAGGATAATGAATTTGACAAGGGTTCAAATATTACTTTCCCTACATTGACCAATGAATCCATCAACAACCTGGAATTGCTTGGTAGAATTTGGGGATTCATGAAATACCATCACCCAGAAATTGCAAAAGGAAAGTATAATTGGGATTATGAATTGTTCAGGATCTTACCTCCATATGTAAATGCAAAAAATAACCAGGAACGCGATAAGGTTATTACAACATGGATTGAAAAATATGGGAAAATAGCAGCTTGCACGACCTGTAAACCTAGCCCAGAAAATGCTGTTTTAAAGCCTGACCTATCTTGGATTGAGAAATCAAACCTATCAAATGAAATTAAAGTCTTGCTGAATGAGATCTACAACAACAGGAATCAAGGTGAAAACTATTATATTAAACTCCATCAATTCGTTAACAATCCTGATTTCACTAACGAGAAACCATACAGCAATATGCCCTATCCTGATGCTGGCTTTAGATTATTGGCTCTATACAAGTATTGGAATATGATGAACTACTTTAATCCCTACAAACCTCTGACTGAAAAAGATTGGAACACGGTATTGAAAGAATATATTCCAGGATTCCTAAATGCTGAAAATGAGTTGGAATATGAGCTGCTGGCCTTGCAAATCATTGCTGACGTCAAAGATACACATGCCAATTTAAGGGAAGGCGGAGATAAGATACAGGAATTAAGGGGCAAGAACTTTGCTCCTTTCAAAGCGGAATTCATCGAGGACAAATATGTTGTGACGGATTATTATAATCCTGAATACGTAGATCAAGCTAAGTTAAAGGTCGGCGATATCATAACCCATATCAACGGAAAGGAAATTGATTCGATAGTGGACAGTTTAGCAAGGTATTATCCGTCTTCCAATCATTCCGTTATGCTAAGAGATATTTCTGCAGACCTGCTAAGATCAACAAACAGTTCCTTGCATATTAAGTATGTGACAGAAGGCAAAAGCCTTCAGCATGAACTCCCATTATTTGATAGAGCAAAACTAAAGATGTATGGCATGTACAGGATCAATCAAGATGAAAAAGCATATAAGATCTTAGATGGAAATATTGGTTATATCACATTAGCAAATATCAAAAATGAGGACTTCCATATGATCAAAAAATATTTTAAGGATACAAAGGGTATTATCATTGATATCAGGAACTATCCTTCCAGTTTTGCTCCATATGCATTGGGACCATTTTTTCTGTCAAAACCTACAGCATTTACAAAATTTACCTTTGCAAACCCGAAAAACCCTGGAGAATTTACTTTCACCCATCCTGTGACCATTAATCACGATCCATTATATTATAAAGGGAAATTGATCATTTTGGTCAATGAAATATCCCAAAGCCAAGCTGAATTTACGGCAATGGCCTTCAGAGCAGTGAGCAATTCAAAGATTGTCGGGAGTACCACAGCTGGAGCTGATGGAAATGTTTCCGTAATCTTATTGCCTGGTGGATTGAGGACCTCGATTTCTGGGATTGGGGTTTATTACCCTGATGGAACTGAAACCCAAAGGGTGGGCATTATTCCAGATATAATCGTAAAACCTACCATTAAAGGAATCAAAGAAGGTAAAGATGAAGTTTTAGATAAAGCCCTTGAGCTGATAAATATGAATTAA
- a CDS encoding AraC family transcriptional regulator → MDTTENQKVILHKTASKAQFSKDFQAQYHTHIYCQSGSMKFVFNGRQYHCKKGEFIFWLAGLGVSDLSFSANFKASLLYVDKDLLMENLPSVTVSIDSIIHSKENPILHPEKEHIEKILKNFQLLYDKSQETNHRFWEEALKLQMQLFLLEMWHIFEDELDRRKRSLQSGTLYERYMQLVQEHCMKEREVRFYSDKLNITPKYLNYICKVNTRITASEWIQRYAKERVIILLQNKNLNISEIADEMDFSSRSFFTRYVKKILGVTPKEYRERL, encoded by the coding sequence CAGCTTCAAAAGCTCAATTTTCCAAAGATTTTCAAGCTCAGTATCACACACATATTTATTGCCAAAGCGGAAGCATGAAATTTGTGTTTAATGGCCGTCAATACCATTGCAAAAAGGGGGAATTTATATTTTGGCTGGCGGGTCTTGGTGTTTCGGATCTGTCATTTTCTGCAAATTTTAAAGCTAGTCTTTTATATGTGGACAAGGATTTATTGATGGAAAATTTGCCAAGTGTAACGGTAAGTATAGACAGCATTATTCATTCCAAAGAAAACCCAATTTTGCACCCTGAAAAAGAACATATAGAAAAAATACTGAAAAACTTTCAGTTGTTGTACGATAAATCGCAGGAAACCAACCACCGATTTTGGGAGGAAGCATTGAAACTTCAAATGCAACTTTTTCTTTTGGAAATGTGGCACATTTTTGAAGATGAGCTCGACAGACGCAAACGTAGTCTACAAAGTGGCACGTTGTATGAACGGTATATGCAGTTGGTACAGGAACATTGCATGAAAGAACGGGAAGTTCGTTTTTACAGTGATAAACTGAACATCACCCCGAAATACCTCAATTATATCTGCAAGGTTAATACCCGAATTACCGCTTCGGAATGGATACAACGATATGCAAAAGAACGGGTAATCATTTTGTTGCAAAACAAAAACCTCAATATTTCAGAAATTGCCGATGAAATGGATTTTTCGAGTCGCTCGTTCTTTACTCGTTATGTGAAAAAAATTCTAGGTGTCACTCCGAAAGAATATCGGGAGCGCTTGTAA
- a CDS encoding sulfite exporter TauE/SafE family protein: protein MTIVFILIISFFASLVRSTLGFGEALIAVPFFLLFLPVDVAVPLAVMLSIVIALVVVIQDHKKIHFHSAKWLIFYAILGLPLGILILTYANETIVKTGLGVLIIVYSLYSLYFTKNKALQEDSKFWLFVCGFLSGVFGGAYGLNGPPLVVYGNLRQWSAKHFRATLQAYFLPVSLLSVAGYYAKGLITTEVNIYFLYSLITTIPAIFLGRYLNHKLKDGTFFKYVYWGLMLISVVLIVSTLV from the coding sequence TTGACAATAGTTTTTATCCTTATTATTAGTTTTTTCGCTTCTTTGGTACGGTCGACTTTAGGTTTTGGCGAAGCATTAATTGCAGTTCCGTTTTTCCTTTTATTCTTGCCCGTAGATGTTGCAGTTCCGCTGGCAGTTATGTTGTCCATTGTCATTGCGCTTGTGGTCGTGATACAAGACCATAAAAAAATTCATTTTCACAGTGCCAAATGGTTGATTTTCTATGCTATTCTTGGCCTGCCTTTGGGTATCCTTATTCTGACCTATGCAAATGAAACAATCGTAAAGACTGGGCTTGGTGTACTCATTATCGTGTATTCACTTTATTCCCTCTATTTTACAAAAAATAAGGCCTTGCAGGAGGACAGTAAGTTCTGGCTTTTTGTATGCGGTTTTTTATCGGGCGTATTTGGTGGAGCGTATGGCTTAAATGGTCCGCCACTCGTTGTTTACGGAAATTTGAGACAGTGGAGCGCAAAACATTTTAGGGCCACCTTACAGGCGTATTTTTTACCGGTCAGCCTGTTAAGTGTCGCGGGTTATTATGCAAAGGGATTGATCACGACAGAGGTTAATATTTATTTTCTCTATTCGCTGATCACAACCATTCCGGCAATATTTTTAGGCAGGTACCTAAACCATAAATTAAAAGATGGTACATTCTTTAAATATGTTTATTGGGGGCTGATGTTGATCAGTGTTGTTTTGATTGTCAGCACTTTAGTGTAA
- a CDS encoding CPBP family glutamic-type intramembrane protease encodes MFNLKPIPSQQNLKYFFWFLILKLIIGAITSGIAYLIDPSSLHNPADDYGILFRISLLLIFAPIIETLIHQFLVIEILRKIKIPPGLIISFSAILFGLTHHYHIFYMIATTISGLIYALYYLKLRPQGIFNAILGVAGLHFFTNLVALLSDL; translated from the coding sequence ATGTTCAATTTAAAACCAATCCCAAGTCAGCAAAACTTAAAATACTTTTTCTGGTTTTTAATTTTAAAACTCATTATCGGAGCTATTACAAGTGGAATCGCTTATCTAATCGATCCTTCATCACTTCATAATCCAGCAGATGATTATGGAATACTATTTAGAATATCTCTGTTATTAATATTTGCTCCAATAATTGAAACTCTAATCCATCAATTCCTGGTCATTGAAATATTAAGAAAGATAAAGATCCCTCCTGGCCTAATCATCTCTTTTTCCGCAATCCTTTTTGGGTTGACTCACCATTACCACATTTTTTATATGATTGCTACTACGATCAGTGGTCTTATTTATGCCTTATATTATTTAAAATTAAGGCCTCAAGGGATATTTAACGCTATTTTAGGAGTAGCCGGATTACACTTCTTTACAAACCTTGTCGCATTGCTTAGCGACCTATAA
- a CDS encoding TlpA disulfide reductase family protein: MRTTFLALIICLFVLPSIKANAQKKDQPGYSSIQFQLKGNYPEDFDLQSFGKGDAPTGERLLKLEKLNDSTYFAKFFNPYLTSYYFILNNKYYSTFIESNRNDTIEFVFDKEDNFVINYLGGYKTLFQNSDQYADLFKNYFFIQNDVDTWTRKTFDVKNVNGLMDYVKERTIKKKAHLNSSTENTFIREIGSDVIEITEILYALSTKKELLIDTNLERRFEFYQAVFQDKAALLDMDLPMSNFVYKEFLRDSVLDLPDLLKVGPIKYQDYLKRIFKSSLGSDEREFYEHLIAIAYLEKLASGTGLTTAQQVDILNYFNNIIYKTSLLRQNELNTSQALASNIHYLPFPEKEDVFQDIIAKYKGKVVLIDFWATWCGPCISAFETIKPLKDKYKNNKDVVFLYLTDETSDLTLWHNFTEKLTGEHFYITKAQQKLINDRNNIDAIPHYMLIDKNGEIKHSETLPQELYNKIDSWIKSAL; the protein is encoded by the coding sequence ATGCGAACTACTTTCCTTGCTTTAATTATTTGTTTATTCGTCCTACCATCAATTAAAGCTAATGCTCAAAAGAAGGATCAACCAGGTTACAGCAGCATTCAATTTCAATTAAAGGGGAATTATCCGGAAGATTTCGACCTACAATCCTTTGGTAAAGGAGATGCTCCCACGGGGGAGCGTCTTTTGAAGCTTGAGAAACTCAATGATTCAACTTATTTTGCCAAATTCTTCAATCCCTACCTGACCAGTTATTATTTCATCTTAAACAATAAATATTATTCAACCTTTATTGAATCTAATAGAAACGATACCATAGAATTTGTCTTTGATAAGGAAGATAATTTCGTGATTAATTATTTAGGAGGCTATAAAACACTTTTTCAGAACTCCGATCAGTATGCGGATTTATTCAAGAACTATTTTTTTATTCAAAATGACGTAGATACCTGGACACGGAAAACGTTTGATGTAAAAAATGTGAATGGATTGATGGATTACGTAAAGGAAAGAACCATAAAGAAGAAGGCCCATTTAAATTCATCGACGGAAAACACCTTCATTCGAGAAATAGGTTCTGATGTAATCGAAATTACCGAAATATTATATGCATTAAGTACAAAAAAGGAACTGTTGATAGACACTAATCTGGAAAGGAGATTTGAATTTTATCAAGCAGTTTTCCAAGATAAAGCAGCATTATTGGACATGGATCTCCCCATGTCAAATTTCGTATATAAAGAGTTCTTGCGTGATTCTGTCCTTGACCTCCCTGATTTATTGAAAGTAGGTCCAATTAAATATCAAGACTATCTAAAGCGCATATTTAAAAGTAGCTTGGGTTCAGATGAAAGGGAATTCTATGAACATCTGATTGCAATTGCCTATTTAGAAAAGCTGGCCTCAGGCACTGGTTTAACAACTGCCCAGCAAGTTGACATCCTAAATTATTTTAATAATATTATTTACAAGACCAGCCTGCTCCGCCAAAATGAACTCAATACATCCCAAGCTCTTGCTTCCAATATACACTACTTGCCATTCCCTGAAAAAGAAGATGTATTCCAAGATATCATCGCTAAATATAAGGGGAAGGTTGTATTAATAGATTTTTGGGCTACATGGTGTGGTCCTTGCATATCAGCTTTTGAAACCATAAAACCACTCAAGGATAAATATAAAAACAATAAAGATGTTGTTTTCTTGTATCTCACCGATGAAACGTCTGACCTTACTCTATGGCATAATTTTACGGAAAAACTAACAGGTGAGCATTTCTATATTACAAAAGCCCAGCAAAAATTAATTAACGATAGAAATAACATCGATGCAATTCCTCATTATATGTTGATCGATAAGAACGGTGAAATAAAGCATTCTGAAACACTCCCTCAAGAACTTTACAATAAGATTGATAGTTGGATCAAATCAGCCTTATAA
- a CDS encoding peroxiredoxin-like family protein, whose protein sequence is MKNLEHQISELNENLAKQLPSEVLEVFGKSIQDLKAKNLEDGSIKVGDRFPDFSLPNTNKKIVVLKELLQKGKVIIAFFRGNWCPYCDLELKAFQDDLKQIEDKNVTLIAISPQSSYHSEELKNNHNLGFELLTDKNNALAKQLGIAFELQNYAISTYSSLGIELSEYNNIDTNELPVPAVFVIDKNGSITHKFIDSNYMNRINIEELMRKI, encoded by the coding sequence ATGAAAAATTTAGAGCATCAGATTAGCGAATTAAATGAAAATTTAGCAAAACAACTCCCCTCCGAAGTTTTAGAGGTATTCGGTAAATCTATCCAAGACCTGAAAGCTAAAAATTTGGAAGACGGAAGTATCAAAGTAGGCGATCGGTTTCCTGATTTTTCTCTACCGAATACAAATAAAAAGATTGTGGTGCTAAAAGAACTTTTACAAAAAGGAAAGGTGATCATAGCTTTTTTCCGTGGCAATTGGTGCCCTTACTGCGATCTTGAATTGAAAGCATTTCAGGATGATTTGAAACAGATTGAAGACAAAAATGTTACGCTCATTGCTATTTCACCTCAATCTTCCTATCATAGTGAAGAACTCAAAAATAATCATAATTTAGGTTTTGAGTTATTGACCGACAAAAACAATGCTTTGGCTAAACAACTTGGTATCGCCTTCGAACTTCAGAATTACGCCATCTCGACTTATAGCAGCTTAGGGATAGAGTTGTCAGAATACAATAACATCGATACAAATGAACTACCTGTGCCAGCGGTTTTTGTGATAGACAAAAATGGGAGCATAACTCATAAGTTTATTGATAGCAACTATATGAACCGGATAAATATAGAAGAACTGATGAGGAAAATATGA
- a CDS encoding helix-turn-helix domain-containing protein has protein sequence MLRGIAKVDRRVLNQHLKELEQDGILTKKIYNELPPRVEYSLTELGEKLVEVLWKLNDWGKVLVEQTNKD, from the coding sequence ATGCTACGGGGAATCGCAAAAGTGGATAGAAGGGTTCTAAACCAACATTTAAAAGAGCTGGAACAAGATGGGATCTTAACCAAGAAAATCTATAATGAACTACCACCCCGTGTCGAATATTCCCTTACAGAACTCGGAGAAAAATTAGTGGAGGTGTTGTGGAAATTGAATGATTGGGGAAAGGTTCTGGTAGAACAAACAAATAAGGACTAA
- a CDS encoding ABC transporter permease, giving the protein MKKLNQIIRHLWRNKFFTSLNIVGLAIGISVCWVIFRFVNYEFSFDKNLSEREHVYKVILQETIDGNESFSNYAPLGLAPFIEDYVSNSELSVPIYGKYVKEVIIDHEEDEFSIHNSPDYLEAVNRNYFDLVNYKWLSGSKQKIFSSPFEVILTSSRSKFYFPELNPEEVIGKTVVYDTIQYTVTGIVEDLNSASNFSGKEFIAIDKNDWSRTGFLGGSSQNQLFIKVSSEINKTNLLKIINDRLESELSNGKISGKMKFVFVPLSEVHFSSFMDNSVDKKTLYGIIGIAVFLLGLSVINFINISTSQIPERAKDIGIRKTMGERPKHLALTFVLETIIICLISFFLAFFLKDLIFSQIQEYVPENFHFVNDIKEVALFLTILLIVLVACTSIYPIYLANKVQVVEVLKHKSLTHIKFGNLSIKKVLIVLQFVVAQFFVVTSLLIGLQLKFMMNKDLGFEHNAIVNIQLPKTIRSGLSKDPNVLVDILKSNPKIQDVALGRLPLENGVSSLFIESFEGQKIQTSNKGVNERYGRLFNLKLLAGRDLTVKDSISNIAITKRTAEMLGFDKPSSAIGKRIQTNESKTREIVGVYDDFNSQTLHSEIRPISFIATNWPLSLGYMNIKLSQNTKDWNEALSTIEKEWKAFYKDGSFNLQFYDDKMKNLYENERKFSKIINSSAVITIFLSCLGLIGLITIATFQRTKEIGIRKVLGSTVSGIVKLLSVDYVILILISILIATPIAWWAINHWLSDFSYKVPLKIWMFFIPALATLLIAFLTMAFLSIKAARANPVESLRDE; this is encoded by the coding sequence ATGAAAAAGCTTAATCAAATTATTCGACATCTGTGGCGAAACAAATTTTTTACTAGCCTAAATATAGTTGGGTTGGCAATTGGAATTTCCGTTTGCTGGGTTATTTTCAGATTTGTAAATTATGAATTCAGTTTTGATAAGAATCTATCGGAAAGGGAGCATGTATATAAAGTAATTTTACAAGAAACTATTGATGGGAACGAATCATTTTCAAATTATGCACCTTTGGGTCTTGCCCCGTTTATTGAAGATTATGTTTCTAATAGCGAATTGTCCGTTCCAATCTATGGTAAATACGTTAAGGAAGTAATCATTGATCATGAAGAAGATGAGTTCTCCATTCATAACTCTCCTGATTATTTAGAAGCAGTTAACAGAAATTATTTTGATCTAGTAAACTATAAATGGCTTTCGGGCAGTAAACAAAAAATCTTCAGCAGTCCATTCGAAGTAATTTTAACCTCGTCAAGGTCAAAATTTTACTTTCCCGAATTGAATCCTGAAGAGGTCATAGGGAAAACTGTCGTTTATGATACTATACAATACACGGTCACCGGAATTGTAGAAGATCTCAATTCAGCGAGTAATTTTTCAGGAAAAGAATTTATTGCCATAGATAAAAATGATTGGAGTAGAACAGGTTTTTTGGGAGGTTCTTCCCAAAACCAATTGTTTATTAAAGTGAGCTCTGAAATAAACAAAACAAACCTTTTAAAGATTATCAACGATAGACTTGAATCAGAACTTTCAAATGGAAAGATATCTGGAAAAATGAAGTTTGTTTTTGTACCATTATCAGAGGTTCACTTCAGTTCTTTTATGGATAATTCGGTTGATAAAAAAACGCTCTATGGAATCATCGGAATTGCAGTTTTTCTATTGGGTTTATCTGTCATCAATTTTATTAATATTTCTACCTCCCAGATTCCGGAAAGAGCAAAGGATATTGGCATTCGTAAAACGATGGGCGAACGTCCAAAACATCTAGCATTGACTTTTGTTTTAGAGACCATTATTATATGTCTGATATCTTTCTTCTTAGCATTCTTTTTAAAGGATTTAATCTTTTCTCAAATTCAAGAATATGTACCGGAAAACTTTCATTTTGTAAATGATATTAAAGAAGTTGCTTTATTCCTAACAATTTTATTGATTGTACTTGTAGCTTGTACAAGCATCTATCCGATTTATTTAGCGAATAAAGTTCAGGTCGTGGAAGTCCTGAAACATAAATCCCTAACCCACATTAAATTTGGTAATCTATCTATTAAAAAAGTATTAATCGTTCTACAGTTTGTCGTGGCTCAATTTTTTGTTGTTACTTCTTTACTGATTGGGTTACAGTTAAAATTTATGATGAATAAAGATTTGGGGTTTGAGCACAATGCTATCGTAAACATTCAGCTTCCAAAAACAATTCGTTCTGGATTAAGTAAGGATCCAAATGTACTTGTGGATATCTTAAAATCAAATCCCAAAATACAAGATGTTGCATTAGGTCGTTTACCATTAGAAAATGGAGTCAGTTCACTATTTATAGAAAGTTTTGAGGGCCAAAAAATCCAGACGTCCAATAAAGGGGTAAATGAAAGATACGGAAGGCTTTTTAATCTTAAACTTCTTGCTGGAAGAGATCTAACAGTTAAGGATTCCATTAGCAATATAGCCATTACTAAAAGAACTGCAGAAATGCTAGGTTTTGATAAACCGAGTTCAGCGATAGGTAAAAGGATTCAAACAAATGAAAGCAAAACAAGAGAAATTGTTGGAGTATATGACGATTTCAATAGTCAAACATTACATTCAGAAATTAGGCCAATTTCGTTTATTGCAACCAACTGGCCACTTTCACTTGGATATATGAACATTAAACTTTCCCAAAATACCAAGGACTGGAATGAAGCTTTATCAACTATAGAAAAAGAATGGAAAGCATTTTATAAAGACGGCTCATTTAATCTTCAGTTCTATGATGATAAGATGAAAAACTTGTATGAAAACGAGAGGAAATTTTCAAAAATCATTAATTCATCAGCCGTAATCACCATATTTTTAAGCTGTTTAGGTTTAATTGGATTGATAACCATTGCGACTTTCCAAAGGACTAAAGAAATTGGAATAAGAAAAGTTTTGGGAAGTACGGTCAGTGGAATAGTCAAACTACTTTCAGTAGATTATGTAATATTAATTTTGATTTCCATCTTAATTGCAACACCCATAGCATGGTGGGCTATCAATCATTGGTTGTCGGATTTCAGTTATAAGGTCCCGTTAAAAATATGGATGTTTTTTATTCCGGCCTTAGCAACTTTGTTAATTGCTTTTCTAACAATGGCTTTTCTTTCAATTAAAGCGGCAAGAGCTAATCCAGTAGAAAGTCTAAGGGATGAATAG